The Bradyrhizobium ottawaense genome window below encodes:
- the trbK-alt gene encoding putative entry exclusion protein TrbK-alt: MTELKAFKALSLLTTIGLVAVAACTIQLRGGDGPAPPPKAEQTTEATSSDLARCRSVTAEEAAGYHHCKQVWAENRRRFFGKKDGATLPGHDDSAAGVALAPKDPSRIPQGYPNLVTPEASKP, translated from the coding sequence ATGACCGAGCTAAAGGCATTCAAGGCGCTATCGCTGCTTACGACAATCGGCCTAGTGGCCGTCGCTGCCTGCACGATTCAGCTTCGTGGCGGAGACGGTCCTGCTCCACCACCGAAGGCCGAGCAGACGACAGAAGCAACCAGCTCTGACCTCGCGCGCTGCCGCAGCGTCACTGCGGAGGAAGCCGCGGGTTATCATCACTGCAAGCAAGTTTGGGCCGAAAACCGCCGTCGCTTTTTTGGCAAGAAAGACGGTGCCACATTACCTGGCCACGACGATTCCGCTGCCGGCGTGGCGCTCGCTCCAAAGGATCCAAGCCGGATCCCGCAGGGATATCCGAACCTGGTGACACCTGAGGCAAGCAAGCCATGA
- the trbE gene encoding conjugal transfer protein TrbE, translated as MMNLAEYRHSNARLADFLPWAALVDEGIILNKDGSFQRTAKFRGPDLDSAVPAELVAVAGRLNNAVRRLGSGWAVFVEAQRHFAGAYPPNSFPDVASALVDAERRAQFEEVGAHYESSYFLTFLYLPPEEGAAMAERFLYEGRDRTVGADAREVLRGFIDQTNRVLGLLEGFMPECTWLDDQDTLTYLHSTISTKRHRVRAPEIPMYIDALLADQPLTGGLEPMLGSANLRVLTIVGFPGATTPGILDDLNRLAFSYRWSTRAIMLDRTEATKLLTKIRRQWFAKRKSIGAILKEIMTNEASTLLDTDAHNKALDADAALQELGSNQIGQAFVTATITVWDRDPNVADEKLRLIEKVIQGRDFTCMIETVNAVEAWLGSLPGHVYANVRQPPVSTLNLAHMIPMSAVWAGEARDLHFRGPPLLFGKTEGSTPFRFSLHVGDVGHTLVVGPTGAGKSVLLALMALQFRRYPNSQVFAFDFGGSIRAAALAMGGDWHDLGGALSEGDENPVALQPLAWIDDSAERGWATEWICAILAREKVEITPEVKDHLWSALTSLASAPREERTLTGLSVLLQSNSLKRALQPYCLGGPSGRLLDAEFERLGEASVQAFETEGLIGTSTAPAVLAYLFHRIGDRLDGRPTLLIVDEGWLALNDEDFVGQLREWLKTLRKKNASVIFATQSLSDIDGSAIAPAIIESCPTRLLLPNERAIEPQITTIYRRFGLNDRQIELLSRATPKRDYYCQSRRGNRMFELGLGEVALAFTAASSKADQAAITQLLAEHGPDGFVPAWLRHRGVAWALDIIPNLVNLEKSL; from the coding sequence ATGATGAACCTTGCCGAATATCGCCATTCTAATGCTCGTCTCGCCGACTTTCTGCCTTGGGCCGCCTTGGTCGACGAGGGAATCATCCTGAACAAGGACGGCTCGTTCCAACGAACCGCGAAATTCCGCGGCCCCGATCTCGATAGCGCAGTGCCGGCTGAACTTGTCGCCGTCGCCGGCCGTTTGAACAACGCCGTGCGTCGCCTGGGATCGGGTTGGGCCGTGTTCGTTGAGGCGCAACGTCACTTTGCGGGGGCGTACCCGCCTAACTCCTTTCCGGACGTCGCGTCCGCGCTGGTCGACGCGGAACGCAGGGCTCAGTTCGAAGAGGTGGGTGCCCATTACGAGTCCAGCTACTTCCTGACCTTCCTCTATCTGCCTCCGGAGGAGGGAGCGGCTATGGCGGAGAGATTCCTCTATGAAGGTCGCGACCGCACCGTTGGAGCAGATGCTCGGGAGGTGCTGCGCGGATTTATCGACCAAACCAACCGCGTGCTCGGCCTGCTTGAAGGGTTCATGCCGGAATGCACCTGGCTCGATGATCAGGACACGCTGACTTATCTGCACTCGACGATCTCGACCAAGCGTCATCGAGTTCGAGCACCTGAGATTCCCATGTACATCGATGCTCTGCTGGCCGACCAGCCGCTGACCGGCGGACTCGAGCCGATGTTGGGCTCAGCCAATCTTCGGGTCCTGACAATCGTCGGCTTTCCCGGCGCGACGACCCCGGGAATTCTGGATGACCTGAATCGCCTGGCGTTTTCGTATCGCTGGTCAACCCGCGCGATCATGCTCGACAGGACCGAGGCCACCAAGCTGCTGACCAAAATTCGGCGGCAGTGGTTCGCCAAACGAAAATCGATTGGCGCCATTCTCAAGGAGATCATGACGAACGAGGCGTCGACGCTGCTAGATACCGACGCCCACAACAAGGCGCTTGATGCCGACGCGGCGTTGCAGGAACTGGGGTCCAATCAGATTGGGCAAGCCTTTGTCACGGCGACCATCACTGTGTGGGACCGCGATCCCAATGTCGCCGACGAGAAGCTGCGGCTGATCGAGAAGGTCATTCAGGGCCGCGATTTCACCTGCATGATCGAGACGGTGAACGCGGTCGAAGCCTGGCTCGGCAGTCTGCCGGGGCATGTCTATGCGAATGTGAGGCAGCCACCGGTATCGACACTTAACCTCGCCCATATGATTCCGATGTCGGCCGTCTGGGCGGGCGAGGCGAGGGACCTGCATTTCAGGGGCCCGCCGCTCCTGTTTGGTAAGACCGAGGGATCAACGCCGTTCCGGTTTTCGCTCCACGTCGGAGATGTCGGCCATACCCTTGTGGTGGGACCGACCGGTGCCGGAAAGTCGGTGTTGCTCGCTCTGATGGCGCTGCAATTCCGGCGCTATCCGAACTCGCAGGTCTTTGCGTTTGATTTCGGCGGTTCGATCCGGGCGGCCGCGCTCGCCATGGGCGGCGACTGGCATGATCTCGGCGGTGCGCTGTCTGAAGGGGACGAAAACCCCGTCGCGCTGCAACCTTTGGCCTGGATCGACGATTCCGCCGAGCGCGGATGGGCCACGGAATGGATCTGCGCGATCCTGGCGCGGGAAAAGGTCGAGATCACGCCGGAGGTCAAGGATCATCTGTGGTCGGCGCTCACCTCTCTCGCTTCGGCGCCGAGGGAGGAGCGCACCCTCACGGGCCTCTCGGTCTTGCTGCAATCCAATTCCCTGAAAAGGGCCCTGCAGCCCTATTGCCTGGGCGGTCCCTCCGGGCGCCTGCTTGATGCCGAATTCGAGCGCCTTGGCGAAGCTTCGGTTCAGGCGTTTGAGACTGAAGGGTTGATCGGAACGAGCACTGCCCCAGCGGTTCTGGCTTACCTCTTTCATCGGATCGGAGACCGTCTCGACGGCCGGCCGACACTTCTCATTGTCGACGAGGGCTGGCTTGCCCTCAACGATGAAGATTTTGTCGGTCAACTCCGGGAATGGCTGAAGACGCTCCGGAAGAAGAATGCGTCCGTCATCTTCGCCACCCAGTCACTGTCGGACATCGATGGCTCCGCGATCGCGCCGGCGATCATCGAAAGCTGCCCAACGCGCCTGCTGCTGCCGAACGAGCGGGCGATCGAACCCCAGATCACCACGATCTACCGCCGCTTCGGACTCAATGATCGCCAAATCGAACTTCTGAGCCGAGCAACGCCAAAGCGCGACTACTACTGCCAGTCGCGCCGGGGCAATCGGATGTTCGAACTTGGGCTCGGTGAAGTCGCGCTCGCCTTTACCGCAGCCTCTTCCAAGGCAGACCAAGCCGCGATCACGCAACTCCTCGCCGAACATGGACCTGACGGCTTCGTGCCGGCCTGGCTCCGGCACCGCGGTGTCGCCTGGGCCCTAGACATCATCCCCAATCTCGTCAATCTGGAGAAATCCCTATGA
- a CDS encoding TrbC/VirB2 family protein has product MRQQFRFLRGASLAAFGTVLLASASAWAAGSNMPWEQPLNQILQSVEGPVAKIIAVIIIVVTGLTLAFGDSSGGFRRLIQIVFGLSIAFAASSFFLSFFSFGGGVVI; this is encoded by the coding sequence ATGCGTCAGCAATTTCGCTTTCTTCGAGGTGCATCGTTGGCCGCTTTCGGCACGGTGCTTTTGGCGTCGGCATCGGCGTGGGCGGCTGGCTCGAACATGCCGTGGGAGCAGCCACTCAATCAGATTTTGCAGTCGGTTGAAGGTCCAGTCGCCAAGATCATCGCCGTCATCATCATCGTCGTGACCGGGCTCACGCTCGCGTTCGGGGACTCGTCAGGTGGTTTCCGCAGGCTGATCCAGATCGTGTTTGGTCTGTCGATCGCGTTTGCCGCCTCGAGCTTCTTCCTGTCGTTCTTCTCCTTCGGCGGCGGCGTGGTGATCTGA
- a CDS encoding IS256 family transposase, producing the protein MNEHSNIVPLRQPDEIDDPLTNILRSGARQLLAQAVEMEAEAFLAAMKGLKLPDGRDRLVRHGHGPVRTIQTGIGAVEVARVKIRDRAVTSDGERIRFTSAILPLWARRTKSLDALLPVLYLRGISTGDFQEALAALLGKDAPNLSPAVVSRLTTEWQLEYERWQKRDLSARRYVYVWADGVFLQARMEDHSECMLVLIGATPEGKKELIGFQVGVRESTQSWHELLVEAKTRGLKIAPEIAVGDGALGFWKALDEVFPATRHQRCWVHKTANILNKVAVSVQASMKKDLREVYLASNRASAEVAIDVFAEKYGAKYDKAVECLTKDRDAMLAFYEFPAEHWDHLRTTNPIESVFATVRHRTVRTKGSLSSTTAKLMVFKLLCAASKTWRRLKGTNQLPKVIAGVRFENGIEVIQVPENHAA; encoded by the coding sequence ATGAACGAGCATAGCAACATTGTCCCACTGCGTCAGCCCGATGAGATCGACGATCCACTGACGAATATTTTGCGATCTGGTGCTCGGCAGCTGCTTGCGCAGGCTGTCGAGATGGAAGCCGAGGCGTTTCTCGCCGCGATGAAGGGCTTGAAGCTTCCCGATGGCCGCGACCGCCTCGTGCGGCACGGCCATGGTCCAGTGCGGACGATCCAGACGGGGATCGGCGCCGTCGAAGTCGCCCGGGTAAAGATTCGCGATCGCGCGGTGACCAGCGATGGCGAGCGGATCCGCTTCACCTCGGCGATCCTGCCGTTGTGGGCACGGCGCACGAAGAGCTTGGATGCACTTTTGCCGGTTCTGTACCTGCGAGGCATCTCGACGGGCGACTTCCAGGAGGCGCTGGCGGCGCTCCTGGGCAAGGATGCGCCGAATCTTTCTCCGGCGGTGGTTTCCAGACTGACGACGGAGTGGCAGCTCGAGTACGAGCGTTGGCAGAAGCGCGATCTGTCGGCGCGCCGGTACGTATACGTGTGGGCGGACGGCGTCTTCCTGCAGGCTCGCATGGAAGACCACAGCGAATGCATGCTGGTGCTGATCGGCGCGACGCCGGAAGGCAAGAAGGAACTCATCGGCTTCCAGGTCGGCGTGCGCGAGAGCACGCAGAGCTGGCACGAACTGCTCGTCGAGGCGAAAACCCGTGGGCTGAAGATCGCCCCGGAAATCGCCGTCGGTGACGGCGCGCTCGGCTTCTGGAAGGCGCTCGACGAGGTCTTTCCCGCCACGCGACATCAGCGGTGCTGGGTGCACAAAACCGCGAATATCTTGAACAAAGTCGCAGTGTCGGTACAGGCCAGCATGAAGAAGGATCTGCGCGAGGTCTATTTGGCGTCCAACCGAGCTTCGGCCGAAGTGGCGATCGATGTCTTTGCCGAGAAATACGGAGCGAAGTACGACAAGGCGGTCGAGTGCCTGACGAAAGATCGCGACGCAATGCTTGCGTTCTACGAATTCCCCGCCGAGCATTGGGACCACTTGCGGACGACGAATCCCATCGAAAGCGTGTTCGCGACGGTCCGGCACAGAACGGTGCGCACGAAAGGTTCGTTATCGTCAACGACTGCCAAGTTGATGGTGTTCAAGCTGCTCTGCGCCGCATCAAAGACCTGGCGGCGGCTGAAAGGCACAAATCAGTTGCCGAAGGTCATCGCAGGTGTCAGATTCGAAAACGGCATCGAGGTCATCCAAGTGCCGGAAAACCACGCCGCCTGA
- a CDS encoding efflux RND transporter permease subunit codes for MTFTALFIKRPVLSIVVSFLILLIGLRAAVLLPIRQYPKLTNTVINITTAYPGASADMIQGFITTPLEQAVASAEGVDYISSSSMLGVSTIQVYIKLNFNPNEALTEVLSKVNSVKYLIPKESNDPVVTKSSGQTNAVMYIAFSSDELAASAITDYLTRVVQPVISTVDGVSAADILGGQSFAMRLWLDPAKMAGHGISPAEVSAAIAANNFQAAAGQTKGYFTISDVTANTDLRSVDDFKRMIVKANDGGFVRMEDIAVVELAAQMTDTTVTMNGDHAVFVGVQASPEGNPLNIVRGVRALFPEMERNLPPPLKMKVAYDSSKFIQSSIDEVKKTLIEAVVVVVVVIFLFLASLRSVIIPVVTIPLSLVGVCSMMLALGFSFNLLTLLAMVLAIGLVVDDAIVVVENIHRHLEEGAAPLQAATRGAREIVGPVISMTITLAAVYAPIGFLGGLTGGLFREFAFTLAGAVIVSGVVALTLSPMMCSLFLRRAKGGRFARLVNRGFSAVTRWYGRKLDRSLDYRPITGLFALTMLGLVGFLYMHISKELAPEEDQGIIFALTKAPKYANIDYLDYYGTKLESALKKVPETDLSFVFNGIGGQQSGMAGMLLKPWDERKRSSIVLKSLVQAELSKIEGINAFAFSLPPLPGGSGGLPVQMVINSTLGFQSIHEQMSKLKDAAQKSGLFMVSDSDLEFNQPVVRIKVDRSKANELGITMQIVGNALATLLGGNYVNRFNLQGRSYEVIPQVPREERLVPQSIGSYYVKTATGSMLPLSTVVSTETATDPNALTHYNQLNCATFQAVPMPGVTIEQAVDFLEAEAKKLPPGFSYDFLADARQYVHEGNQLAITFAFALIIIFLVLSAQFESLRDPLIIMISVPMAMVGALIPPFLGWATMNIYTQVGLLTLVGLISKHGILMVEFANELQFKERFDRRSAIEMAARVRLRPILMTTAAMVTGFIPLLTATGAGAASRFSIGLVLAAGMSAGTLITLFVLPAVYVAIASDHRGNGGVVRANLAERDFTSAADAEVTKHDHQII; via the coding sequence ATGACATTTACCGCGCTTTTCATCAAACGTCCGGTATTGTCAATCGTCGTGAGTTTCCTGATCTTGCTGATCGGCTTGCGCGCCGCGGTCCTACTGCCGATCCGGCAATATCCGAAGCTAACCAATACGGTCATCAATATCACGACTGCCTATCCTGGCGCCTCGGCCGACATGATCCAGGGGTTCATCACCACTCCCCTGGAGCAAGCAGTCGCGTCCGCCGAAGGCGTCGACTACATCAGTTCCTCGTCTATGCTTGGTGTCTCGACTATTCAAGTTTACATCAAGCTGAACTTCAATCCAAACGAAGCGCTCACGGAGGTGCTCTCCAAGGTCAACTCAGTCAAATACCTGATCCCGAAGGAATCAAACGATCCAGTCGTCACGAAGTCGAGCGGTCAGACGAATGCTGTCATGTATATCGCTTTCTCCAGCGATGAGCTAGCGGCCAGTGCGATCACCGACTACCTCACGCGCGTCGTGCAACCGGTTATCTCAACCGTCGACGGCGTTTCAGCGGCTGACATCCTAGGCGGCCAGAGTTTTGCGATGCGGCTATGGCTAGACCCTGCGAAAATGGCTGGGCATGGCATATCGCCGGCTGAAGTTTCGGCTGCAATCGCAGCTAACAACTTCCAGGCTGCGGCAGGCCAGACCAAGGGCTATTTCACTATCTCCGATGTCACAGCAAATACGGATTTGCGGAGTGTTGACGATTTCAAGCGTATGATTGTCAAGGCGAATGACGGTGGCTTTGTGCGCATGGAAGACATTGCGGTAGTCGAACTTGCCGCGCAGATGACGGACACTACCGTCACGATGAACGGCGACCACGCGGTCTTTGTCGGCGTGCAAGCGAGCCCGGAAGGCAATCCGCTAAACATAGTGCGAGGCGTTCGGGCGCTGTTTCCTGAAATGGAGCGTAACCTGCCGCCGCCGCTGAAGATGAAAGTGGCCTACGACTCATCCAAGTTTATTCAATCATCGATCGACGAAGTGAAGAAGACGCTCATTGAGGCCGTCGTGGTTGTGGTCGTCGTGATCTTTCTTTTCCTGGCCTCGCTGCGGTCCGTCATCATTCCTGTGGTTACTATTCCGTTGTCTCTCGTTGGTGTCTGCAGCATGATGCTGGCGCTGGGGTTCTCATTCAACCTCCTGACGCTCCTTGCGATGGTTCTCGCGATCGGCCTCGTGGTCGACGACGCAATCGTGGTGGTGGAGAATATTCATCGCCATTTAGAAGAAGGAGCGGCTCCGCTACAGGCTGCTACAAGGGGCGCGCGCGAGATCGTCGGTCCGGTTATCTCCATGACGATTACCTTGGCTGCGGTATATGCCCCGATCGGATTCCTTGGCGGCCTCACCGGTGGCCTGTTCCGCGAATTCGCGTTCACGCTGGCAGGAGCGGTGATCGTGTCCGGTGTGGTCGCTTTGACGCTGTCGCCCATGATGTGCTCTCTCTTCCTGAGGCGCGCCAAGGGGGGACGATTTGCAAGGCTTGTGAACCGCGGGTTCAGTGCCGTAACACGATGGTACGGCCGCAAGCTCGACCGTTCGCTCGACTATCGCCCAATTACCGGCCTATTTGCGCTGACCATGTTGGGACTTGTCGGCTTTCTCTATATGCATATTTCCAAGGAACTAGCGCCGGAGGAGGATCAAGGTATCATATTCGCGCTAACTAAGGCGCCGAAATACGCCAATATCGACTACCTCGACTATTATGGCACCAAGCTTGAAAGCGCGTTGAAAAAAGTTCCAGAGACTGACTTGAGCTTCGTGTTCAATGGCATTGGCGGCCAGCAGAGTGGCATGGCCGGCATGTTGCTCAAGCCTTGGGACGAACGCAAGCGATCATCGATTGTACTAAAGTCGCTTGTTCAGGCCGAGCTATCCAAAATCGAAGGCATCAACGCGTTTGCCTTTAGCTTGCCTCCGCTGCCGGGCGGTTCTGGTGGCCTACCAGTCCAGATGGTGATCAATTCGACTCTTGGCTTTCAATCCATCCACGAGCAGATGTCAAAGTTGAAGGATGCCGCGCAGAAGAGCGGCCTCTTCATGGTGAGCGACTCCGACCTCGAGTTCAACCAGCCGGTGGTACGAATCAAGGTTGATCGATCGAAGGCTAACGAGCTTGGCATCACCATGCAGATCGTCGGTAACGCGCTCGCCACCTTACTTGGGGGAAATTACGTCAACCGCTTCAATCTGCAGGGCCGCTCCTACGAGGTGATCCCGCAGGTGCCGCGAGAGGAACGGCTAGTGCCGCAATCAATCGGAAGCTATTATGTGAAGACTGCGACGGGATCGATGCTTCCGCTGTCTACCGTAGTCTCCACCGAGACTGCGACCGATCCGAATGCGCTCACCCACTACAACCAGCTCAACTGCGCGACCTTTCAGGCCGTGCCGATGCCCGGCGTCACGATCGAACAGGCCGTGGATTTCCTAGAAGCCGAGGCGAAGAAACTGCCCCCAGGCTTCAGTTACGACTTCCTGGCCGACGCCCGCCAGTACGTGCACGAGGGTAATCAATTGGCGATTACCTTTGCATTTGCCCTCATCATCATATTCTTAGTGCTTTCGGCGCAGTTCGAAAGTCTGCGCGATCCGCTCATCATCATGATCAGCGTGCCGATGGCAATGGTCGGCGCCTTGATTCCGCCGTTCCTCGGCTGGGCGACCATGAACATCTACACCCAGGTTGGACTGTTGACACTGGTCGGGTTGATTTCAAAGCACGGCATCCTAATGGTTGAGTTCGCCAATGAGCTGCAGTTCAAGGAGAGATTTGACCGTCGCTCGGCTATAGAGATGGCGGCGCGTGTCCGACTGCGCCCAATCTTAATGACCACGGCGGCAATGGTCACGGGCTTCATACCCTTGTTGACGGCAACCGGAGCTGGCGCCGCGAGCCGGTTCTCGATCGGACTCGTTCTCGCCGCTGGCATGTCTGCGGGCACGCTGATCACGCTATTCGTGCTCCCGGCGGTCTATGTCGCGATCGCGTCCGATCACCGTGGTAATGGGGGTGTCGTCCGCGCGAACCTCGCCGAGCGCGACTTCACCAGCGCTGCTGATGCCGAGGTAACAAAGCATGACCATCAAATCATCTAG
- the trbJ gene encoding P-type conjugative transfer protein TrbJ encodes MRHLGLLAAAATVALMLSVTVSARAQWIVFDPNNYVQNVLTAARELQQINNQVTSLQNEAQMLINQAKNLANLPYSSLQQLQSSIQRTQQLLAQAQRIAYDVQQIDRAFSTSYAPATVSQSNQLLIFNAQTRWQNSYAATQDALRVQAGIVGNLDTNRIQTSALVASSQGASGALQATQAGNQILALNAQQLADLTAVVTAQGRAQSLEAAQRGSAQDQGREQLRRFLTPGEGYQSFNVQMFH; translated from the coding sequence ATGAGGCATCTTGGCCTATTGGCGGCCGCTGCCACGGTCGCGCTGATGCTCAGCGTCACGGTGTCCGCGCGAGCGCAGTGGATCGTCTTTGATCCCAACAACTACGTGCAGAACGTCCTAACAGCTGCGCGGGAGCTCCAGCAGATCAATAATCAGGTCACCTCGTTGCAGAACGAGGCGCAGATGCTGATCAATCAGGCGAAGAACCTAGCAAACCTGCCGTACTCGTCGCTGCAGCAACTGCAATCCTCGATCCAGCGGACTCAGCAATTACTGGCCCAGGCCCAGCGCATCGCCTATGACGTCCAGCAGATCGATCGCGCGTTTTCGACGAGCTATGCGCCAGCTACAGTCAGCCAGTCGAACCAGTTGCTGATCTTCAACGCCCAAACACGTTGGCAGAATTCCTATGCCGCAACGCAAGACGCGCTGCGAGTTCAGGCGGGCATCGTTGGCAATCTCGACACCAATCGCATCCAGACGTCCGCGCTCGTAGCGTCTAGCCAAGGCGCAAGCGGTGCTCTGCAGGCAACCCAAGCTGGCAATCAGATTCTCGCGCTGAACGCGCAGCAACTCGCCGACCTCACCGCTGTCGTGACGGCGCAGGGCAGGGCGCAGAGCCTCGAAGCGGCTCAGCGCGGCTCGGCTCAGGATCAAGGACGAGAGCAACTCAGGCGATTCCTGACGCCAGGAGAGGGCTATCAATCCTTCAACGTGCAGATGTTCCACTGA
- a CDS encoding GDP-L-fucose synthase family protein produces the protein MRPVANAPFELRGKSVYVAGHRGMVGAALVRRLAREEVRLVTVDRREVDLCNQAAVFDWFARTRPQVIFLAAAKVGGIVANNTLRAEFIYDNIAIAANVIQAAHQNGAEKLMFLGSSCIYPKLAPQPLREDSVLTGPLEPTNEPYAIAKIAGIKMAEAYRSQYGSDFISVMPTNLYGPGDNYHPELSHVVAALIRRFHEAKVSGAKRVIVWGTGTPRREFLYVDDMADACVHLMKTYSSPEPVNIGTGEYITIADLALMVAAAVGFRGEISLDTSRPDGTPRKLLDVSRLSRLGWRATTSLTEGIQLAYRVFCAERDGRLQSDLLVLDKAACITG, from the coding sequence ATGCGGCCAGTGGCAAACGCACCGTTTGAGCTGAGGGGCAAGAGCGTCTACGTCGCCGGCCATCGCGGCATGGTCGGAGCCGCGCTGGTGCGCCGGCTGGCACGGGAGGAGGTGCGGCTCGTCACGGTCGACCGGCGCGAGGTCGATCTCTGCAACCAGGCCGCCGTGTTCGACTGGTTCGCCAGGACGCGGCCGCAAGTGATCTTCCTCGCCGCGGCCAAGGTCGGCGGCATCGTCGCCAACAACACGCTGCGCGCCGAGTTCATCTACGACAACATCGCGATTGCGGCGAACGTGATCCAGGCCGCGCATCAGAACGGCGCCGAGAAGCTAATGTTTCTGGGCTCGTCCTGCATCTATCCGAAGCTGGCGCCGCAGCCGCTGCGCGAGGATTCCGTGCTCACCGGTCCGCTGGAGCCGACCAACGAGCCCTATGCGATCGCCAAGATCGCCGGCATCAAGATGGCGGAGGCCTATCGCAGCCAGTATGGCAGCGACTTCATCAGCGTGATGCCGACCAATCTGTACGGCCCCGGCGACAATTATCACCCCGAGCTGAGCCACGTCGTCGCCGCGCTGATCCGCCGCTTCCACGAGGCGAAGGTTTCGGGAGCGAAGCGCGTCATCGTGTGGGGCACCGGCACGCCCCGGCGCGAGTTCCTCTATGTCGACGACATGGCGGATGCCTGCGTGCACCTGATGAAGACCTATTCGTCGCCGGAACCGGTCAATATCGGCACCGGCGAGTACATCACCATCGCCGATTTAGCACTGATGGTCGCGGCCGCCGTCGGCTTTCGCGGTGAAATCAGCTTGGATACGTCGCGCCCGGACGGAACGCCGCGCAAGCTGCTGGATGTTAGTCGGCTGTCCAGACTCGGCTGGCGAGCCACCACCTCGCTCACGGAAGGCATTCAGCTGGCATACCGGGTGTTTTGCGCTGAGAGAGACGGACGGCTCCAGAGTGATCTGCTCGTTCTCGACAAGGCAGCCTGCATCACCGGCTAG
- a CDS encoding VirB3 family type IV secretion system protein — protein sequence MDEPVKGFFVPVHRALTEPILMGSAPRSVAIVNGTLAAALGLGLRLWIAGLVLWFIGHMAAVWAAKRDPAFVDVVRRHLRIPSHLNA from the coding sequence ATGGATGAACCGGTCAAAGGCTTTTTTGTGCCCGTTCACCGCGCGCTTACTGAGCCAATCCTGATGGGCAGCGCGCCGCGGTCGGTTGCGATCGTGAACGGCACGCTTGCGGCAGCCCTTGGGCTCGGACTTCGGCTCTGGATCGCCGGTCTCGTCCTCTGGTTCATCGGCCACATGGCCGCTGTCTGGGCCGCCAAGCGCGATCCAGCCTTTGTCGATGTGGTGCGCCGGCATCTGCGCATCCCCAGCCATCTCAACGCCTGA
- the gmd gene encoding GDP-mannose 4,6-dehydratase — MTVRNSKGRVALITGVTGQDGAYLAEYLLSLGYVVHGIKRRSSSFNTARVDHLYQDPHVGNVPFLMHYGDMTDSTNLIRLVQQIRPTEIYNLAAQSHVAVSFESPEYTANADAIGVLRLLEAIRILGMEKETRFYQASTSELYGLVQEIPQKETTPFYPRSPYGVAKLYGYWITVNYREAYGMFASNGILFNHESPIRGETFVTRKITRGVARIEVGLEQTLYLGNLEAKRDWGHARDYVEGMHKILQADKPDDFVLATGEMRSVREMVELSFAHVGRRIAWRGKGVEETGVDETSGKIVVKIDPTYFRPTEVDLLVGDASKAREVLGWTPKRSFAQLVEEMMTSDLAETKRDAASGKRTV; from the coding sequence ATGACGGTTCGCAACTCAAAGGGGCGTGTCGCTCTCATCACCGGCGTGACCGGTCAGGACGGCGCCTATCTCGCCGAATATTTGCTGTCGCTCGGCTATGTCGTGCACGGCATCAAGCGGCGCTCGTCCTCGTTCAACACCGCGCGCGTCGATCACCTCTATCAGGACCCGCATGTCGGCAACGTTCCGTTCCTGATGCACTATGGCGACATGACGGATTCGACCAATCTGATCCGCCTGGTGCAGCAGATCCGGCCGACCGAGATCTACAATCTCGCAGCTCAAAGCCACGTCGCCGTCAGCTTCGAGAGCCCGGAATACACCGCCAATGCCGACGCCATCGGCGTGCTGCGCCTGTTGGAAGCGATCCGCATCCTCGGCATGGAGAAGGAGACGCGGTTCTACCAGGCCTCGACCTCCGAGCTCTACGGCCTGGTGCAGGAGATCCCGCAGAAGGAGACGACGCCGTTCTATCCGCGCTCGCCCTACGGCGTTGCCAAGCTCTACGGCTACTGGATCACGGTGAACTACCGCGAAGCCTACGGCATGTTCGCGTCGAACGGCATCCTGTTCAACCATGAGAGCCCGATCCGCGGCGAGACCTTCGTGACCCGCAAGATCACCCGCGGCGTCGCGCGTATCGAGGTCGGGCTGGAACAGACGCTCTATCTCGGCAATCTCGAAGCCAAGCGCGACTGGGGCCATGCCAGGGACTATGTCGAGGGCATGCACAAGATCCTGCAGGCCGACAAACCCGACGACTTCGTGCTCGCCACCGGCGAGATGCGCTCGGTGCGCGAGATGGTCGAGCTGTCCTTTGCCCATGTCGGCCGTCGCATCGCCTGGCGCGGCAAGGGCGTCGAGGAGACCGGCGTCGACGAGACGAGCGGCAAGATTGTGGTGAAGATCGATCCGACCTATTTCCGTCCGACCGAGGTCGATCTTCTCGTCGGCGACGCCAGCAAGGCGCGCGAGGTGCTCGGCTGGACGCCGAAGCGCAGCTTTGCCCAGCTCGTCGAGGAGATGATGACGAGCGATCTGGCGGAGACAAAACGGGATGCGGCCAGTGGCAAACGCACCGTTTGA